From a region of the Suncus etruscus isolate mSunEtr1 chromosome 11, mSunEtr1.pri.cur, whole genome shotgun sequence genome:
- the LOC126022580 gene encoding olfactory receptor 6C75-like, whose protein sequence is MRNNTEVKEFILLGLTDDPQWQVVLLVFLLVTYLLSVTGNLTIITLTLSDPQLQTPMYFFLRNFSFLEISFTTVSTPKFLVTLMTGDRTISYNDCVAQLFFYILLGVTEFYLLAAMSYDRYVAICKPLHYTTIMSSRVCILLVFSCWLAGFLIIFPSTMLLLQLDFCASNIIDHYLCDASPILQLSCTNTHLLELMAFSFAVITLMVTLTLIILSYTYIIRTILRFPSTSQRKKAFSTCSSHMIVVSLSYGSCIFTYIKPSARERVTLSKGVAVLNNSVAPLLNPFIYTLRNQQVRQAFRSMVQKIGIASNQ, encoded by the coding sequence ATGAGAAATAACACAGAGGTGAAAGAGTTTATTCTTCTGGGACTTACAGATGATCCTCAGTGGCAGGTTGTTCTTTTAGTATTCCTTCTTGTTACCTACTTGCTAAGCGTGACTGGGAACCTCACTATTATCACCCTCACGCTATCAGATCCCCAACTACAGACGCCAATGTACTTCTTCCTTCGGAACTTCTCCTTCCTAGAAATATCATTTACAACAGTCAGTACTCCCAAATTCCTTGTCACTCTAATGACAGGGGACAGAACTATTTCTTATAATGATTGTGTTGCACAGCTATTTTTTTACATCTTGTTGGGGGTAACAGAATTTTACCTGCTGGCTGCCATGTCCTATGACCGCTATGTTGCTATCTGTAAACCTCTGCATTACACAACCATCATGAGCAGCAGAGTCTGTATCCTCCTTGTCTTTAGCTGTTGGCTGGCAGGATTCCTCATCATCTTTCCATCAACAATGCTGCTGCTACAGTTGGATTTCTGTGCCTCCAATATAATTGATCATTATCTCTGTGATGCTTCTCCAATTTTACAACTTTCTTGCACAAATACTCACCTATTAGAACTCATGGCATTTTCTTTTGCAGTAATAACGCTCATGGTGACTTTAACACTGATTATTCTCTCCTACACATATATTATCCGCACAATTCTGAGATTTCCTTCTACAAGCCAAAGAAAGAAAGCCTTTTCCACATGTTCCTCCCACATGATAGTTGTCTCACTTTCTTATGGTAGCTGTATTTTTACGTATATTAAGCCTTCTGCAAGAGAAAGGGTGACTTTGAGCAAAGGAGTAGCTGTGCTCAATAATTCAGTAGCTCCTCTTTTGAATCCTTTCATATATACCCTTAGAAATCAACAAGTGAGGCAAGCCTTCAGGAGTATGGTCCAGAAAATTGGTATTGCCTCAAATCAGTGA
- the LOC126022567 gene encoding olfactory receptor 6C2-like: protein MRNRTAITTFILLGLTDDPQLQILLFIFLFITYMLSVTGNLIIIALTLVDSHLKTPMYFFLRNFSFLEVSFTTVCIPRFLYSLSTGDNTITYNACASQLFFVFLFGSTEFFLLAAMSYDRYVAICKPLHYMTIMNNRVCTVLVLTCWVSGLLVILPPLGMGLELEFCNSNIIDHFSCDASPVLQISCSDTWIIEQMVIIMAIFALIITLVCVILSYTYIIRTILKFPSIQQRKKAFSTCSSHMIVVSISYGSCIFMYIKPSAKDEVAINKGVSLLTSSVAPLLNPFIYTLRNKQVKQAFNDSIKRIKLFSNDSKF from the coding sequence ATGAGAAACCGCACAGCAATAACAACTTTTATCTTGTTGGGACTTACAGATGATCCACAACTGCAGATTCTACTTTTCATCTTTCTGTTTATCACTTATATGCTGAGTGTAACAGGAAACCTGATCATTATTGCCCTCACTCTGGTGGACTCACATCTTAAAACACCTATGTATTTTTTCCTtaggaatttttctttcttagaagTCTCCTTTACAACTGTCTGTATTCCTCGATTCCTATACAGCTTATCAACTGGTGATAATACCATTACTTACAATGCTTGTGCAAgtcaactattttttgttttcctttttggatCAACAGAATTTTTTCTCCTAGCAGCCATGTCCTATGATCGCTATGTTGCTATCTGTAAACCTCTTCATTATATGACCATCATGAACAATAGGGTATGCACTGTATTAGTCCTTACATGTTGGGTGTCTGGTTTGCTGGTCATTCTTCCACCTCTTGGTATGGGTCTTGAATTGGAGTTCTGTAACTCCAATATCATTGATCATTTCAGCTGTGATGCAAGCCCTGTCCTACAGATCTCATGTTCAGATACATGGATAATAGAGCAAATGGTTATCATTATGGCTATATTTGCACTCATTATTACCCTAGTGTGTGTAATTCTTTCCTACACATATATTATCAGGACAATTCTAAAATTTCCATCtatacaacaaagaaaaaaagcattttctACCTGCTCCTCCCACATGATTGTGGTTTCCATCAGTTATGGAAGCTGCATCTTCATGTATATCAAACCCTCTGCAAAGGATGAGGTTGCCATAAATAAAGGAGTTTCATTGCTCACTAGCTCTGTGGCACCTTTGTTGAATCCCTTTATTTATACCTTAAGAAATAAGCAAGTGAAACAAGCTTTTAATGACTccataaaaagaattaaattattcTCAAATGACTCAAAATTTTGA